A DNA window from Anaeromicrobium sediminis contains the following coding sequences:
- the glgA gene encoding glycogen synthase GlgA — protein MLKILYVASEAVPFIKTGGLADVAFSLPKALRKLDVDIRVIVPKYKEIKEQFTEKMKHLISFQVPVAWRRQHCGIDYLEYEGVPFYFVDNDYYFKRDGLYGHYDDGERFSYFCKAVLESMENIDFVPDVIHCNDWHTGMIPVLLNEHYKKYGKYDHIKTIFTIHNLKYQGVFPEEILEDVLGLGMEYYDENALEFYGGVSFMKGGIKYSNLVTTVSETYSNEIQYPFFGERLDGLLRHRKNDLHGLVNGIDYDIYDPSKDENIFEKFSFNSIEKKQENKIRLQENLNLPKRKDVPMISMVCRLANMKGLDLVLHILEDLLCEDVQLVILGTGDEHYESKLKEIEHKYPEKLSANILFDEGLAHKIYAASDTFLMPSLFEPCGLGQLIALRYGSVPIVRETGGLNDTIKSFSEYTGEGNGFSFTNYNAHDMLYTIKTALKLYRNNETWEKIVKNAMSEDYSWNNSANTYKKLYHKIY, from the coding sequence CAGAGGCAGTGCCCTTTATAAAAACGGGAGGTCTTGCAGATGTTGCCTTCTCACTTCCGAAGGCACTTCGTAAACTTGATGTGGATATAAGGGTAATTGTTCCAAAATACAAAGAAATAAAGGAGCAGTTCACAGAAAAAATGAAGCATTTAATTAGCTTTCAAGTTCCTGTTGCCTGGAGAAGACAACATTGTGGAATCGATTATTTGGAATATGAAGGAGTACCCTTTTATTTTGTAGACAATGATTACTATTTTAAAAGAGATGGATTATATGGTCATTATGATGATGGAGAAAGATTTTCCTATTTTTGTAAGGCTGTACTTGAATCTATGGAAAATATAGACTTTGTGCCGGATGTTATACATTGTAATGACTGGCACACAGGGATGATACCTGTATTATTAAATGAGCACTATAAAAAATATGGGAAATACGACCACATAAAAACTATTTTTACTATACATAATCTAAAATATCAAGGGGTATTTCCTGAGGAAATATTAGAAGACGTTCTAGGTCTTGGAATGGAATATTATGATGAAAATGCCCTTGAATTTTATGGCGGAGTAAGTTTTATGAAAGGCGGTATTAAATATTCCAATTTAGTTACTACAGTAAGTGAGACCTATTCTAATGAAATACAATATCCTTTCTTTGGAGAAAGGCTTGATGGACTTTTGAGACATAGGAAAAATGATTTGCATGGTCTAGTAAATGGAATTGATTACGATATTTACGATCCAAGTAAGGATGAAAATATATTTGAAAAATTTAGTTTCAATTCTATAGAAAAAAAGCAAGAAAACAAAATAAGACTGCAAGAAAATCTAAACCTACCAAAAAGAAAAGATGTGCCTATGATATCAATGGTTTGTAGACTAGCAAATATGAAAGGATTAGATTTAGTATTACATATTTTAGAGGACCTATTATGTGAAGATGTTCAATTAGTAATATTAGGTACGGGAGATGAGCATTATGAATCTAAATTGAAGGAAATTGAACATAAATATCCAGAAAAACTATCTGCAAATATTCTTTTTGATGAGGGATTAGCACATAAAATATACGCAGCTTCAGACACATTTTTAATGCCTTCCTTATTTGAACCCTGCGGACTTGGCCAGCTTATAGCTCTAAGGTATGGATCTGTGCCTATAGTAAGGGAAACAGGTGGATTAAATGACACAATTAAATCCTTTAGTGAATATACTGGAGAGGGTAATGGTTTTAGTTTTACTAATTATAATGCCCATGACATGCTTTATACAATAAAGACAGCTTTAAAATTATATAGAAACAATGAAACATGGGAAAAAATCGTAAAAAATGCCATGAGTGAGGACTACAGTTGGAATAACTCAGCCAATACATATAAGAAATTATATCATAAAATATATTAA